CCGCAGTGAACGTGCATTTGCGAAGGCAACGgggtgccagaagagagagaaaagacaaaagcgtGTGGCCACAGGgcacagtgggagagggaaggaaacaagccgaggactccacagtgctgcctctgggaatgcggtgtcttccagaggaccgtgatgctgcgcagaggcagcgaaagcctggtctacctcctccagagtcctcctgagctcagcactgtattgcttcagctccgtcttctcccggtccagccttgcaactgctcgctgcagacgttccagccgctgcgacaggagtctcttctccgagagccaggacagccgctgcccttctgcaatcgcctgctgggcattcagagagcagatgatgggagtggtgccacagaaaggagagaagggccagagTCAACACATCGCGGAGAGcgaccatggaggaaaggacagtgctacgtcccttctcctcctcctcccggtccacagcccaaaacaacactctcccttcccaggggccctcctccacatcacctcGGAGAAATCCCTGCGCCAAAAGAACACCCTGAAAGCGCAATGAAGCCTTCAACCTCACCAGCCAACGGTACcatttccattctctctaataccctgggaaagctggacctcagaagtctccatctctgaaagcatCCTCTAAGCACCATCAGCGTCGCTGCTGTTCAGCCATCCTTACAAAATTCTGCTACGTTTAGTACATTCGCTTGGTCAACTGtgccctttcctttccatgccaAATCCCAGCCGCCACACATTGCTTAATCTTGCCTAGGTAGGAGAGAACCAATCACCCACGCACAGCTCTTGGACTCGCATTAATTTTAACGGCAAGCTGCGTAGTTCTTTCATTAGTTCTGGGCTTGACAGAAAGCGTTTGAGCAGCTGAATGGTGAATTACTAGCAAACATTGTCTTCTcggcccaagcacaaacacaggctgggcagagaatggattgagagagccctgagcagaaggacttgggggtgatggtCCATgagagccggcaacgtgcacttgcagcccagaaagccccccgtatcctgggctgcatccccagtagcgtggccagcagagcgagggaggggattctgcccctctgctccgctctggggagaacccctgcagtgctgcctccagctctggggccatgaaTGTCAGCacacggacctgctggagcggggacagaggaggccacagagatgctgcgagggctggagcccctctgctgtgaggacaggctgagagagttggggattcggcctggagaagagaaggccccggggagaccttagagccccttccagtccctaaaggggctcaggGGGGaatggttttagactgaaagaagggagactgagatgagatattaggaagaaattctttgctgtgcgagcggtgagcccctggcccaggttgcccggagaagctgtggctggcccatccctggaggtgctcaaggccaggttggacggggcttggagcaacctggtctagtgggaggtgtcccactggcatgggggtaggaactagaagatctttaaggtctcttccaacccaaaccattcagtcatttgatgaagtctcagccaagctcctcagaacagcgtaggctcacagcctccattttcacagctcggctcccttttcatcaaggaaaaggtgcagacgGACTGCAGGGTCAGAAAGGGACCAGACCCTCGTGCCCTCCTCACAAGACAGGCCGCGAACGCCAGTACCAGGAACAAGGGGCCTGTTCCGTCTGCTCCAATACCTCTGTCAGCcgccaaaggacagaaaggaaggaacaaagttcccccgcctgcagctggcagcagcgttAGGAGTCTACTCCATGGCGGGCGGGAGGCTGCTAagatcccagccctttgctgccatgctttggctggggaccacccaACCTTCTGTTGAACTCCTCTTACGCCCACACGCAACCCGTGCCTGCATTTACTGTCCCACCAGAGTCCTGGGGGTCTCCACGCTCCTTCAAGGACGagccactggctctgctgcctggcccggcACCGTGTCGCCCGGGACAGACCACTGCTGCCATTTCCCACGCTCAGCCTGTTCTTCTCCTAAAGCCAGCCCACAAAGCTTGCTTGAAGGATTCAGAAGCATAGTGTTTCCTACCACGTCttgcaggagcttgtttatcTCGCCTTGGTGGTCGGCCTCCCGAACTTTGAGGGTGTCGgtatgctgctcttctttctgcaggagctcttgcGCCATGTTTTGCCGTTCCTGCTTCAGGAGAgacctctctgcttccagctcccactgaaggcacttcACTTCCCCTGCAAACACGACAAATGGCAAGAGTCAGAGGCTGCACAAACAGCGGCTCTGACTTTACTGACCTTACGCCCTTTGAGTTTCCGTGGAGGAggggtctgtctccagctccttcactcctcagaagcactgcggacacagagctgctttcacACCACCTTCCCCGGGCACGGGGTCACCAGAAACGGGAGGCTCTCACCTTGGATCACCTCCTTGGCCTGCGCCACCGCGTGAAGCTGGGTTTCAAGGTGACTCCTGGTGATCTCCAGCTCAGacaagtgctgctgagcctccaacaggctgcattccacggtctccttccctgacctgcaaagcgtgaatacagagagaaaggagctgcttgctcctgacACCCAACAGGGAGTTGTTCCAGGAAGAAGTGGTGCAAGATCCCTACCCCTGCCTACGGAAAAAGGCTCGCGTGGAAACTCCTGCACAGAGAGCCTATTTCTGCCCTTTAAAATAGCAATGCGGGCCCCTGCGAGGGAATGGCCAGGCTTCCCGTGTCACCTGGCAGGGCACAGAAAGCCCAGCCAAATTGGACTGCAATAGCCAAATCTTCACTTGCTGGGGTCCGATCCACGACACACGGGTAGCTGCGCCCACCAAGCCTGTGCCAGCAAGCAAAACTTGGATGGACAACGGAGGGTGTATCTTCAAGGAGAACAAGCACACAGTCCCGATTACACCAGTCTCTGGCAGGCCAAAGTAACTGTGTCCATTTTAACAGACATCAGTGATGGGCAGGAACCCCTGAAGGCTGGCGACAATTCAAGagaggtttccctgctgctggtgtcaccagCTCTAGCTCCTGCACCATACTAACACGAGTTAGCTTAGTTTAATTATGTGTGGTTTAATCATGGCTCCATTGAGAGCCCACTCGGCTGGCTGTGGACGTCACAGAGGAACATGTAAGGGGGCATAAACATGAGCTCAACGCTCAGGAGAGCTTGGCcagcttcagctgtcagaaaaataaccttcaaatcaaggtagactttggttttttttgcttgaaattctTCCGTTTTCTGTCAATGGAAGcgaaaacatgtgaaaagcacAGAGGATGCAATCAATCCCCATGTAACCATTGTCACCTTTACCATTACAGACATTAAAGAACGTCCTGCccagggtctcctccctgcccttacctggcctctgccagctgctccgaaAGGCCTTGTCTCTCCCGCTCCATGGCTGCCAGTCgcacctccagggcagccttctcccgCACCAGCAATTCCTTCTCTGCGCACACCTCGGCCAGTGCGTGCCCTTGGCGAGAGGACTCCTGGCGCAACTGCTCCAGGCCACTGCGAGACGACTCTTGCTGGCGGGAAACCTGAAAGCGggacaaaatgcagtgagagtccttgcgtgcagccctggcttttgccccagacaaaggctccagagctacacagtttgctgcttttgccacatGGGAGAACAGTAGAGTCGTGGATGCAGTCCTCTCTCTGCAACTTACCAGAAGCCAAAAAGGAGGCCAACACGCACAGCTTcacccagccaagcagccacatgcccacccagaagcaccaggtctttggtctcacctcaaggagtttctcttgggcttcttccttctcctctgccaggacccccagctctacccgcagctcctcttgttgctcctctgctttcttcagcagctgctccaggtgggctttctctgcacagagctctTTGGTTGTTCTTCTAcacaagctcagcttctcctgggcagagatCTTTGCTCTCTCCATCTCATCCACTTTACACAAGAGAGCGTcattctcttcctccagctgcaatcacagaagcacagaggaaattaaatacagcaagacttactctgaagaagaggagagcagcaaatCCACATCCCCTGCGTCTCGCTGACATACTCCCAGCTCAGCGCGCCCAATAAGCACGTGCGGACAAACTACCCCAAAgagcctgcgtggtctcatcaccatttcccaaggaggagaacagcacgtTCCCTGGCGTCTACTGACacgaaaaaagcatctgtgctggtcTTGCTACCACAAGGTGACCATACCTTCTCCAGGGCCACTCTAAGctcatgcttctcttccttcagcacatccctctcaAGGTGCGATTCCTCCAGCGCCTCTCTCGCAACTAACAACTCATGCTGTAACAAGCAGTGTTTGTCTTCAAGGGCCACTAAGTCCTTCAGtctgtgagaaggggaaagacaaacaacTTGTCAATGTAAAaacattctcctttccaaaaccaggagcacaTACTGTGTCCCAGCTATGGCAGTTGGAACGACTTCCAACGGCTTTGTACCTACACCTAAACACCACCGGCATTTCCTGACTAGAGCTGCATCGCTCTTTCTCATGGATGAAACGTTCGTCATTGAGAAAGTAAATCAAGCTTCCAGACATCACAGAACGTTTCCAAAACGTTCAGGTACTCGCAACAGCTTCCTGCCTcttagttctctctctcctctttcatacGTTGGATACAAGCCTTGCACAAGTTCTTCTTGGgctaaaacagactttgaaagtcCAGACTACGACTCCCACAAttacttttgccttctgcagtgaaTGAATCAAAGGCCCTGCAAGCTCTCTGGGGAGACGGCTATGAATGTCCAATCCAATGATCACGGGATCACAGGAGGGTCCAGGTTAATATgctgcatgttgcaaaatggCCCCTCTTGCCCCAAAGGCCTTCTGCACTCAGTCTGGCAAGGAactgtcagcacagaggtgctacagTGCTTAGGATGGTGCTGGGCAAATTCCTGCCAACTCCTCTAGCACCGCCCCGGGGAGCAAAAGGGCTGTAGCAGAGACAGAGCTCTCTTTAGGCTGCTCTCGCTTGCTCACCAAGAAccagttcacagcaaaagcactggaatacgccacctctttgccagtctggtcttaccCAGAGGAGCTTCTGGCAGTCAGACGATTTTTGCCGtcctttctgttgaaggcaacCGTTTGACTCGGGACAGAAACAAGGCTGTGCAGAACGGGCGTGTTTGCAATGTGAACACAGCCCATCTATGAACGCAAGAGTCAGCCCCAGAAGAGAATGGTggtaacagcaaagtttaaaacacctttacctgtcctgaagctccttcttctccagctcccccttgGCTTGGAAGGACATCACGCTGCAGTTTAGACGGGAGCAGTTTGCCATTACAGACCCAGAAAGCCTcatttgctctgccttcagctctgacaaatctctgcagaagaacaaaggaagagccaaCGTTCACACCACCATCTCTATCAGCTGACTCGCTTCTCACGCACGTAATCgcgcaaagaggaaaagctggcaggAAAGATGACATCTCGGCTGGGGACAAATCATTCCCTTGACACTCTGGGGTCAGGACACACCTTGGCGAGCGACTGCTCAGAGGCTCACGACAACAGCCACATAAtaaacttttcaggaaggtggaggaagaataagcctaaaacggcgtaacagaaaaagcacaaagaacacaagaaccaAGGCACGCTCAACGCATTAAGGAAGGTTCATAATCCAGGAAGATAAACGGCTGACAGTAACCCAGAGTTTGAAATCGCttgctgacaccagcagcagacacTCTCACGGCTACGCTGCTCTTGTTTGTGTAGGAGGCAACTCTGAGAAAGGAACCTCAGAGAGGTGTGAAGGGAAGGTACATTTTTGCTGCAAGAGATGGGGCCTCAACTTCTACTCACCGGTTCGTGGCAGccttcatttccaggaaatgacGGCGGAAGGTGACCATCTGATGCCACAGACCGAGCAGACGGTCACGGTCACCCCTGAAGTAGTTCTCATAGAGCTaaagatgcaaagacaaaaagaaatgccagttcagCCTCCGCCATCACTGTACGAGTCTTTCCGCTGGCAGAGAGCACAACCACCATCGCCAGCTCTCCTTGAATAACTATTCCGACAGGGCACCAAGGACTGAAGAGGCAccacagaagcagccccagcagacctgCCACCTGCCTTCAAAGAAGGCAACATCTACCCTTCTCCTGCGGGAGGGGacatcagcaaagcaagctgacccCGAGTCAGCACCTCGCCTTGCAGAGCTGTCTCACACTCTTGGTGGAGGAAGACAAAGACAAGCCCCTCCAAGACCACTGTCCCATTTGCTAGCGGTGACGGAGGCCTGTCTTGTCCTTCCCTTGGCTACTCTGAATCTCAAAACACACAGACCTCTCTGCTCTCACGGCTCTAGACGGAGATTTAAGAACCATCAAAAAGACGAGCGCTCCTGTGTCACTGCCCTACagcgtccagcagcagcaagcatttgcCTTTAGGACCGAGCAGCACGGCCACAGCAGGTGGGCCTCTTCCATCACCACGATTTGCAGACactcctccatctcccacccctgccacgcTGAGCTCCCCCTCCCACGCACCAACTTGATCTTTGgctcccataaccctgcccaagcgataaccacccctGGAGGTCAGCATGGGTGCATCTCGTCGTGATGGCGGCATCCGGGGCTCACAGGGGGTCTCAGGGAGACGCATAACACCACAACAGCCAAGGGGTGACGTGAGCAATGCGCCCACCTCACCGCAAtcctggtactgtggtcaatgtGCAAATTCGACTGGAAGTCGTCATCTTCCCCCCATAAATAGTCAAGAGCCCAAGGGCATTTGGAGCTCTCCTGCTCGGCAGCGGGCTGCGGCCAGGATCTCCCCGTGAGCAGGGACGCTGCTCAGGATTACTCCTCCAGGTTAAGAGATTCCTGGCTGCAACAGATCCTCGCTAAATTGGTTTATAGCATGCTGAACTTTGACATTCTGTGATAGAAAGCATTGATTGTGCACATATAATCCTTTAgccataaaccattgaccaagtctgcgACTAGGATTGggtccagccgcacccagactcctctctcagaaggcctttagaaagccaggggtcctttctgaaccttgactcaacgggagggtctccctgacagctctctcTGACCCCGtcctctgtgcaggaaaaaaacaagtggaCCTTGCTATAGCACCCCCTTAAAACTGTCGCATCTACTGTCGACTTGGTCAAATCattggtttatatcaataaatatattgctgcttctctcttagggGTGAAGTCTATCGCTCCATCCGCAAcaacccctctcttctgctcgtCAACACCAACACATCCTCAGCAGAGCCACAACCTTCTCACAGCAAGTTCTCTGGGCCAGAAACAAAATGCGTTCTCATGCCACGCTGGCACCACCTCTGACATTCCCGCAGCTGAGCCTCACCTCACGTTCCTGGCGCCATTCGCGCTCCttcgcttccagctcctcccgcgcCCTCATCCAATCCACCGTCAGCTTTCCAACATCTTCTTTGAGGGCTGAATTCACCTCTTTCGCTTTCTCCAGGTGCTCCCGCAGCAGACTGTTCGCTTCGGCCAGATCCTCGCACCTTGGAAAGGGAGGAACAGCCATGAGGTCACTGAACAACCCCTATCCACAAGCACCATCCCCGGGATTTCCCGGCTCCCCCAACACTGACTTTCTTCTCaaactgagaggcaggaaaacCGCTTTCTAGGGTGAACTAAGATCTCTCGCTGATGGCCAACtcatttgcttctccttgctttaagccttccatttccacctacaggttgggtttctccttcctcttcaacTCGGACGATGCCCACGGCTGGGCCTCCCCTTCGTGCTGCCTCATCACTGGACGCATCACCTTTCTCTAGCGttgcccccagtccctcacctactgcaccagggcagcgtttaggctggaaagggaccCTTGGAGCTCGCCCACAGGAACGCCCCGCTCCAAACAGAAGCATTCAGCACACACCACTATTACTGCCCCACAGAACAGGTGGtgcacctctctcctttccaaagggcttGCCCCAACACTTCCCTTGCGGAGACTGACTACCACTGacaggttttccctccctgccgtgaGCATCCAGGATACTGAGTAGGAGGGAACGCTTCTTCCTTgtacctttgctgctcctctttcacctgaagcagggctttctccagggcctctgtgccttcccacctgcctgggaggcatccctgaagaagaaagcaaatagttACTCCAATTCTTCCACCTGAAGCCCAGGAATGCTCTCCTACGCTCCCACCCTTTCTTTCCTAGATCTGCTTTAGCCGGGAAGCAGAACGAAAAGCACAGAGACAGCTCTCTCTGGCCGACGCCAGCATTCTCgccttccaaaacactgtctgtccaCCCATTCCATTTCAGAGACAGCCctagaacaggcagcaaagccctcgCCCGAGACCCAGGACAAAACGTTCCCCGCCAATAAAGCACTCCCGCACACAACTCCAATCCTgcatttctgggactgctggCTGCTCTAAGAGCGGCAACTGGGCAGAACACGGGCGGGCAAACTCGCAGCGCTTCTTGAAACCCTCCGCGAGCACAATCTTGCTTTCCCCTGTCATGGCCCGGGGAGCTTTTTCGCTCCCGAACGCTCCGGCCGCTCTCTTCAGTTCGCGCCCTGCGCACTCAccgctcctgcttccagctgctgctccagctctcggcAGCGGGTCCGGTACTGCAGGACCTGGGCGCAGACACGGCATGAAGATGAGCGACTGCAGCCGGGGACGGAcccggctcctccggcaccgGCTTTTCTCTCGCTCTCCGCAGCCCGAGCTCAGCCCGCGCCACGGCGCTGCCGCTACAACACCGAGTCCCTTCGGGACCGGGAAGCTTCGCTTCCCCCGAGCCCGGCCAAGCCCCGGCGAGCGGCTCGGGGGTGACcgcggacgggacgggacgggacgggcggggcggctcccggggcctccctgcctccctcccccgagctccgggctcggcgccgtcccgcccgcggcagcgcagggcagggcccgggcaggaccccgccggggccgcgccttcGCCCCCCGAGGGCTCCGCCGCCGAGTCCCGTCCGCCGACGGCGCGggcaccccggcccggcctcggggagctccccccgggcaggcgcccccgctcctcaccttcgcctgcagcttccgcaccagcaccgcttgccggtgccgcgcctcctgcgagctctgcagccggcgctgcagggaggccgggcccggcgccgccatgcccccgctcgccggccgggctccgccgcctgacgggcgccgccgggagccgcggggcgggagggacgggctcgctcggggccgctctgcggcggcgctttcctgcgggctgcggggctgccgcgggggaaGAGGCCGCTCCGGCCGCGGTTCGCTCCGGCCGGCTCCGCTCGGAGACCGTTACCGGCCCCGGCCGACgctgggggcgggagcggggggaaacgGTCCCCGCGAGCCGCGTGTCGGGGGGGCCCCGAGACGGCGGGcgagagccggggccgcggggacgggccgtcgcccggggaaggcggcggcagcgccggagcctcTGCCGGAGGCTCCGGCTTCGGCCTGGGCTGCCGCGGGAgcgggggcccggcccggggcgaaACCCCGAcgtgcccggggggagctcccggaCCTTGTCCTCCCCGACGGGCGGCGCGAAGGGCCCGGGCCGCCAGCAGGGAACGGggaagccggggcgggagggaaagcTTCCGAGTTCCAGGGCAAGGGACCCCGGGAATAAAGCGCTATTTCATGGGCTCAGGAGGAAACACGACAAACGGGGCtcagccccctttgcccccctttgccccccccctccTGGGAATTCACTTATTCGCCACTCAAGTCATGAGCTTGCATAACTTACAGCCCTTAAGTCGGGCActtgcaagcaaacaaaagagaattAGTTCCCTAGTGAGAGTGCtcatccttccccttccatcaCGGTGCGGgcgtcccctgtgtcaccccggGAAGCACGAAAGCCTGAGCGGgccggctgctgctgcatcctgggTCTAAAGTAGACCCAGTCAGGACGTTGTGACTGATACAGGACCCGTTAcgcaacattttaaatacttcttgtcCCCAGGCATTAAATTTGCAATGCCACAACCTGTGAATAGAGAAAGGCTGCCAAGGGACACAGCAGCGAGAGCACTATCACCACACTCCCGCGACAACGGGAGAAATCCTCGTACCTCCCCCTCATTCAGCTCTTGCCTTAGTTTAGCCTTTCAGCTTCAACAACAGAAAGCTACATCCAAGTGacacaaaccaacaaattccCTTTATGCTGACACACAGAATGACGCTGTCTCCCAGAAAAGGGAGCCAGGAGATcatgttttggaaaggagaagtcagGACAGTATTCCTGTTAGACTGCAACACTTTGCCAGAATCCTTTCTGGTTTGTATCGAAGAGCAAGGGTGAGCCATAACAGGTAGAAAGGGTAGAGGAGAGGGTCACGTAGCCAAGGGCCACTTCCTACAACTTGTAACCGATAAGTCAGCTACAATATATTTCTCAGGTatgcatgaacacacacaaagtGCCTGCAGTAAGGGGCACGTTTAGGCTTAAAGGCTTGAGTCGCCGgaaccttccctggggagaggctcttTCCTCTAACCAGGTCATGCCATTTGTCAGCCCGCTGTGATTTAAAGATACAACCAAAGCCAAGTTTGGccagaacagctgcttcctttctagTCGTAAAAGACCATTAACTTGGGAGCTTTATTCCTGAAATGCATCCATGAGTCCTTGTCATGATTTCAGAGGGACTAGGCAAAGATTTGCCCCGCAAAAGTAGCCACTATAAAAGCAGTCGGACTGATCTGCACGTTTCATAGACTTGCGTGCCTTAAACGTGTTTAAGATTTAACCTTaaggtgtttcagttttaaatacCTTTAAGGTGTTTAAATGCTCGTCAGCTGTCCCTTGTTCCCGTGAAAGCCAAACCAGGCACACAGTGATGGCAGGACGACCAGAGCATCCACccaagaaaggcagaagagcatCTTACCGTGTCTCTCGGCCCCTGGAGTCACGCGATTGCCACCTTTATCGCACCGCTGCTTAAACAGGTTGTGCTCtacatccagctgctgctctcctgctccctccatggCTTCGATGCTCAAATCTGAAAGCAGTGAGCAAGGGAAGTGGTCTGTAAAGGCACAGTCATTATGGCCTGTGGTGGGCTGAGGAAGCATTCAACCCGTGAAAACGCAGAATCTTTCAGCCAGGGGGACAAGAATGTGCCAAAGTGAAAGACTCTGTATGCTTGGGGCCAAGTGTCACCCAGGGAAGAAAACACACGTTGCAGCAGCCGAAATGCCCCTTCCAAATACGGGGTTAGGTTTGGTGTACAAGAAGGACTGTTTCCAGCTGCCACAGAAAGCGTTACCCTGAAGGGACTGATCTGCACGTTTCATAGACTTGCGTGCCTTAAACGTGTTGAAAAACTGGTTGAAAGCTGCCTCGTACCTCAACCCCCCCACCTTCGGCTGTCTGACTCCTTGTCTGACTCCTTGTGGGAGTGGGGTGTCTCTGAGGGTGCCAGGGAGAATTTAGACGTTTCCCGAGAGCGGTTCCCGAAGATTTCCGAAGGgcgaactttggcctgcttaggagcatggttgagagtgtcccttgggggacagtccagaagggcaaaggtgcccaggaaggctggtcttacttcaaggaggaactcctaaaagctcaggagaaggccatccccaagtcccagaaaacaagcagacagggaagaagaccagcctgacTAAATAGAGAGCTTAGGCTggccatcaggaaaaaaaaaaatagaaagtttatgatccttggaaaagggggttggctacttatgaaaaacagcaagatatagtgaagctatgcagggcgaaaatcagaagggccaaagctcaagcagaactcgtcttggccaccacggttaaagagaacaagaggttctttcagtatatcaacagcaaaaggaagactagggaaaacgtaggcccactaacgaatgagatgggcgccctagtggtggaagacacagagaaggcagagctaccgaatgccttctttgcttcagccttCACTGCTAAAGCCGACCCGCacgaatcccaggccctggaggcaaggggggcggtctggagagaggaagagttttccccagtaggggaagatcaggttagagaccactcggccaaactggacatccataagtccatgggccctgacgagatgcacccgcgagtgctgagagagctggcagatgttattgcttggccactctccatcatctttgaaaggtcatggagaagaggagaggggcctgaggactggaggaaggccaatatcactccagtcttcaagaagggcaggaaggagcactcggggaactacagaccagttagtctcacctccggcCCTGGGAAGGTAGCGGAGCGActtgttctgggtgtcatatccacgcacgttcaggagcaggaagttattagAAGTGGTCAACGTGGATTtcccaagggtaaatcatgcttgaccaatctcagagccctctatgatgttataactggttggctggatgagggcagagcagcggatgtcatctaccttggcttcagcaaggcttttgacactgtctctcataacatcctccttaggaaactgaggaagtgtggactagacgaggggacagtgaggtggactgagagctggctgtgtgacaggactcagagggtcgtcattaatggagcagggtcgagctggaggcctgtaaccagtggtgtcccccaggggtcaatccttggaccagtattgtttaatatattcatcaagggcctggacgaggggacagagcgtatgctcagcaagttcgcgaTGACACCAAAgcgggtggggtggctgacaccccagagggccgtgctgccatccagcgtgacctagacaggctggagagctgggcagagaaaaaactaatgaggttcaacaaggacaagtgtagggtcctgcacctggggaggaagaatgtcaggcaccagtagaggtgaggggtggacctgctggaaagcagctctgaagaaaaggatctgggggtcttggtagacagtaaattatccatgagcaagcaatgtgcccttgtcgccaaggcggccaacggaattctgggctgcatagggaagagtgtggccagcaggtccagggaggtcattctccccctctactctgcactggtgaagccacaactggaatact
The genomic region above belongs to Larus michahellis chromosome 12, bLarMic1.1, whole genome shotgun sequence and contains:
- the LOC141750444 gene encoding uncharacterized protein LOC141750444 isoform X3, which translates into the protein MAAPGPASLQRRLQSSQEARHRQAVLVRKLQAKVLQYRTRCRELEQQLEAGAGCLPGRWEGTEALEKALLQVKEEQQRCEDLAEANSLLREHLEKAKEVNSALKEDVGKLTVDWMRAREELEAKEREWRQERELYENYFRGDRDRLLGLWHQMVTFRRHFLEMKAATNRDLSELKAEQMRLSGSVMANCSRLNCSVMSFQAKGELEKKELQDRLKDLVALEDKHCLLQHELLVAREALEESHLERDVLKEEKHELRVALEKLEEENDALLCKVDEMERAKISAQEKLSLCRRTTKELCAEKAHLEQLLKKAEEQQEELRVELGVLAEEKEEAQEKLLEVSRQQESSRSGLEQLRQESSRQGHALAEVCAEKELLVREKAALEVRLAAMERERQGLSEQLAEARSGKETVECSLLEAQQHLSELEITRSHLETQLHAVAQAKEVIQGEVKCLQWELEAERSLLKQERQNMAQELLQKEEQHTDTLKVREADHQGEINKLLQDVQAIAEGQRLSWLSEKRLLSQRLERLQRAVARLDREKTELKQYSAELRRTLEEVERERRRLRRYCRGRALPDAGGFSVSESDQHEMLASQQLAQERK
- the LOC141750444 gene encoding uncharacterized protein LOC141750444 isoform X1, whose product is MAAPGPASLQRRLQSSQEARHRQAVLVRKLQAKVLQYRTRCRELEQQLEAGAGCLPGRWEGTEALEKALLQVKEEQQRCEDLAEANSLLREHLEKAKEVNSALKEDVGKLTVDWMRAREELEAKEREWRQERELYENYFRGDRDRLLGLWHQMVTFRRHFLEMKAATNRDLSELKAEQMRLSGSVMANCSRLNCSVMSFQAKGELEKKELQDRLKDLVALEDKHCLLQHELLVAREALEESHLERDVLKEEKHELRVALEKLEEENDALLCKVDEMERAKISAQEKLSLCRRTTKELCAEKAHLEQLLKKAEEQQEELRVELGVLAEEKEEAQEKLLEVSRQQESSRSGLEQLRQESSRQGHALAEVCAEKELLVREKAALEVRLAAMERERQGLSEQLAEARSGKETVECSLLEAQQHLSELEITRSHLETQLHAVAQAKEVIQGEVKCLQWELEAERSLLKQERQNMAQELLQKEEQHTDTLKVREADHQGEINKLLQDVQAIAEGQRLSWLSEKRLLSQRLERLQRAVARLDREKTELKQYSAELRRTLEEVERERRRLRRYCRGRALPDAGGFSVSESDQHEMLASQQTQLAQERK
- the LOC141750444 gene encoding uncharacterized protein LOC141750444 isoform X2, whose protein sequence is MAAPGPASLQRRLQSSQEARHRQAVLVRKLQAKVLQYRTRCRELEQQLEAGAGCLPGRWEGTEALEKALLQVKEEQQRCEDLAEANSLLREHLEKAKEVNSALKEDVGKLTVDWMRAREELEAKEREWRQERELYENYFRGDRDRLLGLWHQMVTFRRHFLEMKAATNRDLSELKAEQMRLSGSVMANCSRLNCSVMSFQAKGELEKKELQDRLKDLVALEDKHCLLQHELLVAREALEESHLERDVLKEEKHELRVALEKLEEENDALLCKVDEMERAKISAQEKLSLCRRTTKELCAEKAHLEQLLKKAEEQQEELRVELGVLAEEKEEAQEKLLEVSRQQESSRSGLEQLRQESSRQGHALAEVCAEKELLVREKAALEVRLAAMERERQGLSEQLAEARSGKETVECSLLEAQQHLSELEITRSHLETQLHAVAQAKEVIQGEVKCLQWELEAERSLLKQERQNMAQELLQKEEQHTDTLKVREADHQGEINKLLQDVAIAEGQRLSWLSEKRLLSQRLERLQRAVARLDREKTELKQYSAELRRTLEEVERERRRLRRYCRGRALPDAGGFSVSESDQHEMLASQQTQLAQERK